The following coding sequences lie in one Cannabis sativa cultivar Pink pepper isolate KNU-18-1 chromosome 5, ASM2916894v1, whole genome shotgun sequence genomic window:
- the LOC115716546 gene encoding uncharacterized protein LOC115716546, translated as MGNPKKWDNGLGNVIKDYFSQIFTAKHGDWDEVLNCVNPIVKEEHNRNLLRPIQDQEVKDALFQMHPDKSPEPDGMNPKFFQKYWHIRKKVGKDGYMVLKLDLSKAYDRVDWLFLCAILSRLGFDDKWVWLIFGCLSSVQFHVVSSGYTLGPITPSIGLRQGDPISPYLFLKCAEGFSTLIRSFEDRKLIHGCKVANGAPIVSHMLFANDSFLYCKATEQEVANIQQMLDVFAKASGQQVNFTKSSVFFSTNTTSMRQTICNRMGIREADEKSKYLGLPSTIGRNKIATFSYVVDKVHKRVQTWDNKFLSKAGKEVLIKSVIQALPAYTMNVFLLPVSISTDVVEILVEKQ; from the exons ATGGGGAATCCAAAAAAATGGGATAATGGTCTTGGAAATGTGATAAAGGattatttttctcaaatttttacTGCTAAACATGGGGATTGGGATGAGGTTTTGAATTGTGTAAATCCTATAGTCAAGGAGGAGCACAATAGAAATTTGCTTAGGCCAATTCAAGATCAAGAAGTTAAAGATGCCTTGTTTCAAATGCATCCCGATAAGTCGCCGGAACCGGATGGTATGAACCCAAAATTTTTCCAAAAGTATTGGCATATT AGAAAGAAAGTTGGGAAGGATGGTTATATGGTGTTAAAGCTTGATCTTAGTAAAGCATATGATCGAGTTGATTGGCTTTTTCTATGTGCTATTTTATCTCGGTTGGGTTTTGATGACAAATGGGTTTGGCTTATTTTTGGATGCCTTTCTTCGGTTCAATTTCATGTGGTGAGTAGTGGGTATACTCTTGGGCCAATCACTCCTAGTATAGGACTTAGACAAGGCGATCCAATCTCACCTTATCTTTTTCTCAAATGTGCAGAAGGATTTTCGACATTAATCAGAAGCTTTGAGGATAGAAAATTAATCCATGGGTGTAAAGTGGCAAATGGTGCTCCTATTGTGTCTCATATGCTCTTTGCGAATGATAGCTTTTTGTATTGTAAAGCTACGGAACAAGAAGTTGCAAACATACAACAGATGCTTGATGTTTTTGCTAAAGCATCGGGCCAACAGGTCAATTTTACTAAGTCATCTGTGTTCTTTAGCACCAATACGACGAGTATGCGACAAACTATTTGTAATAGAATGGGCATTCGTGAGGCTGATGAGAAGAGCAAATATCTGGGTCTTCCAAGTACTATTGGTAGAAATAAAATTGCTACTTTTAGCTATGTGGTGGATAAAGTACATAAGAGGGTTCAAACTTGGGACAATAAGTTCTTATCGAAGGCTGGGAAGGAAGTGCTTATTAAATCTGTTATTCAAGCTCTCCCTGCCTATACCATGAATGTGTTTCTTCTTCCCGTCAGTATTAGTACTGATGTCGTGGAAATTTTGGTGGAGAAGCAATAA
- the LOC133038046 gene encoding uncharacterized protein LOC133038046 encodes MLSWNCRGLGPTRNVQFLKELVAQERPKVIFLCETLCNKEKLELLCRSLEYEGCFVVEANGRSEGLALFWKNEEEVNVDSFFTNHIDSLVQFEGYGKFRFTGLYGEPNRSLRRNTWKLLWTLYARSKEVWCIMGDFNNVLHNSEKIGGNPYPTWLIEGFKEVTQQCGLIDLEMNGHPFTWEKSRDTPQWIEAKLDRTMVNHDWLIKFPDAKLFNTEVSPSDHSPLFLDMEHQVAVERVRHFRFENCWVRFQECEAIIQDSWSNGLLMHQNQLCGQALQDWGTHV; translated from the coding sequence ATGTTGAGTTGGAACTGTCGTGGTCTGGGGCCTACACGAAATGTTCAGTTCCTTAAAGAGCTTGTTGCTCAAGAAAGGCCTAAGGTAATATTTTTGTGTGAAACTTTATGTAATAAGGAGAAACTTGAATTATTATGTAGAAGTTTGGAGTATGAaggttgttttgttgttgaagCTAATGGTAGGAGTGAGGGACTGGCGTTGTTTTGGAAGAATGAAGAGGAGGTTAATGTTGATTCTTTCTTTACAAATCACATTGATAGCTTGGTTCAGTTTGAAGGGTATGGGAAGTTTCGTTTTACTGGGTTGTATGGTGAGCCCAATCGTAGCTTAAGGAGGAATACTTGGAAACTTTTATGGACTTTATATGCTCGATCAAAAGAGGTTTGGTGTATCATGGGTGAttttaataatgttctccaCAATAGTGAAAAGATTGGGGGTAATCCTTATCCAACTTGGCTAATTGAAGGCTTCAAAGAGGTGACTCAACAATGTGGTTTAATTGATCTTGAAATGAATGGCCATCCATTTACATGGGAAAAGAGTAGAGATACTCCCCAATGGATTGAAGCGAAGCTTGATCGTACAATGGTTAATCATGACTGGTTAATTAAGTTTCCTGACGCCAAGTTATTCAACACGGAGGTTTCTCCCTCTGATCATAGCCCTTTATTTTTGGATATGGAGCATCAAGTGGCTGTTGAAAGGGTGAGACATTTTCGTTTCGAAAACTGCTGGGTGAGATTTCAAGAGTGTGAAGCTATTATTCAGGACAGTTGGAGTAATGGTCTTCTTATGCACCAGAATCAGTTGTGTGGTCAGGCACTTCAAGATTGGGGCACTCATGTTTAG